The genomic DNA TAACATGGTTTATTAGGCCATATaatttttattaaaatgtttacTCAATTTCCTTTTCTGAAAAGTGAGGTGAGCAAGAGCGAATAAAATGTAAATCAAGTAGACCCTCTTGTTAAAATACTATAGCAACCTTTGTTCAACACCTATAACCTAATCAAAAGATTTTAGCAACTTGGGAAGGCTAAAAGAGCCAAAGTTCAGCTATAATTTGAAAGTTAGTTGTGTACCAGTATGTCTTTACAGGAAGCTTGAGGAAATTAGTTATGCCATAATCATGCAAttctatatatttgtatttatatttgtgggaaacatttaattacatttgagtaatttagcagacactcttatctagagtgattagggttaagtgccttgctctgGGGCACAGACAgacttttcacctagttggctcggggatacgaaccagtgacctttcagttcCTGACCTAACGCTCTTAAACACTAGGTTACATGCCGCTGTGTATTGTGTTACACAGCGGCAGGTAGAGTACAGTACCTAAGGTATGAGTGTCCAAGAGACCTGCAGAACTCCTCCAGGGCCTCAGCTTTCTGGCCATTCATGTTGGATCCATACCCAGGCAGGAAGACCACGCCTGGACTCTTCCCCTTTACCCTGCAGTAGGCCAGCTTAGGGAGCTCTGGCCTTGTTGCATACTGTACAGAGGACTTCTGTCTCACCCCTgtatgacaaacacacacaatatgtGCCAATTGACTATGACAGAATTCTAATAAGTGATTTAATGCAATAGTTGAGAATGGAGTGCATCTTTAGGAATAGCGTGtaaaatataggttgtatttggGTGCTTTGTGCAACCCCCTTGAAAGATCAAATCAGGGTGAAGTCAAGGCAAGGAATGATCAGCTGGGGAATTCTTATGTAACATTTAGAAAATTGAATTTGGCCAGTGCTGTGGGACAAGACCTTGTTCACATCACCAGAGTGAAAGCTACCGAACAGACCCTGATACAGCAGACTATGACGCGATGCAATTCAGGTGAAAAAGTGTTACTTATCACAATGTAAAAACAATTAAAACAGAATAACATTACAAGCCTAGAAAATTATAAAGCAAAAGGTTATACTTAATTTAACAGCATTTGCATTGATGTGTAAAAACGAGGCTACCCTAGCTGTTTTTAGCAACGCTTGAACTGGCATAACGCAGTTTATCTGGACCCCTGCAAGGTCGCAGTTCGCCCCCCTGAAAAAAGAAAACAATCGAATGAGTCAGCCAGACAGCCATTCGCCAAGTATAGATTGCAGATCGCTGTCCATTGTGTTGAAACTGCGACATGTCTATGCGGCTGCCTATCGAATTGATGATAGGCTACATGCCCTGGCACCACAGAAAGCCTATAGCTTTGCCTTAGCTAATGGATACATGCTAGAACTATTTGGTTGTCATTTCCCCATGATAAGCAGGGCGTCCACTTAGGATGCTGGCTGAGggattgtaaaataaatgttCGATACAACAGCATACTAATCTGCAACCAATTGATTTGTTTAGAATATACAGCAGTCCTGTATAGCCAACCTGCATGATATGAGCCATCCTCGCGGTCTCTCCCAGCATGGATAGACATTTGTTGTGCGTAAAACCAGTCTATTAATGCCAATCTCTTTTTTGCTctatgtagaggcctatagtaaCAACAATATGCGACTGTGTCGCCTTGCATTTTTGTGTTCAAATGTTCTCACCACGACCTGTAGGTCCAGGTTGGGGGCCCGACTGTTTTCAATACTGAGTATTGACAATCCAGACAGTCTTTTCTGACACATTGTGCATTATATGTCCATTGCGCTGCAGACAATTTAAACTTAGTCTTGAATGATGCATGCCAAGATATACCAGAGATAAGGGACTGTTGATATTGCAACCACACAATTGAAACGGCAGTTCACCAGTATGAACAAAATCGCAAACCGCTTTTTTTTTTGGAGCCCTCGGGAACTGCTGTCATTTAAAGATGATAATCTGTTTGCATCTGCCAATTTATTGACTGTCCAGTATCCACATGACCTGTCCCCAGAGCTTCCTATACAGTTCATCTCTTTCCGTAAGGTGTTGAGGCTGGCAATTAAGGAGGATATGAGGCTCAATTAATGATGTTGCAGATCTGCTGTATTTGAAGCACCACTCCCTTCTGCCCAGTTTCCCTGATGTACTATGGAGCATACATTTAACAGACTTTCTATAAACGTGGGTCTGTAGACACACTTTTCTCTCTGCTTGGCgtttggccccccaaaaaaagcAGGAACTTGgaggacttttattttgacatgAGGTAAGCAGAGATGAACTGACCTAGCTGAGAAACTGCATGGGACTACAACAGACCCACGTTTGGAAATTCTGTTTAATTATACTTTCCATTAGATGCTTTTTTCTCTGATTCCCCCCTGCATAAGGACCAAGCCTACAGACAATCAAAAGAGTATGttgaaataaaatattatttcatTTCTGGCTTCCAGCAGACTATTTTAAATTGTTTTTGTAAGCCAATTCCCAGCAACGCAAGTGTGTAAATACCATAGTgctagaggactcatctttgtatctgtgccattatagtgtCTCTGaaagcatgggcagcaccattgaggcaatctccattttgaagGAGTCAATTTTCTTCATGATTGGCTGATCTGTCCAggttggacatgactccaacagggtcacaatgaagttggaagtcccacTCAGTTTGACTTCAATCAAAACGGTGAAAGCTCTCAATGGCTCTGCCCATGCTAATGCAGCCTTTTGGCTACttgaggcctctatcattctctatggcaAAAAGAAGCTACTCCTGCACTTTACACTGGGGGACTGTGCTAACCACAGACATTAAATCCAGTAAATGGTGATAGCGCTGATGTACGTCATCCCCGTATTCCGATGGAAAACTCCTGATGGCGCATGAAGCTGGAAGTATTTGAATTTGAAGCACACCATATCAGAGATTACTTTTGAGGAGATGTAAAACTCCCTTGGAATCATATTAACGCCCATAGTGTACATTGCCCATGCGTCATCAATGGGCCGTGTGGTCCATTCTGGGCGATTCTGGGGCAAGGACTCGACTCATAccctgactttgagaagggattACGTGACGATTCGCTTACCAACCGTGTGACACAGCATGACAACGTGAACGTGATTGGTCGACAGTCTGAAGGGTAAGGTGTTACATGTCCCTCCATTCATTGCCCAATGGGATTCTGGTGTTCTCCTTTCTCGAATATATCTGGCCATATTGCTGAATGGACCAACATTTTTTTGTGTTAAGGATCATGGCGAAAGTGGTCGTAACTAGCAAAGGATCATGGTCGATGTAGCTGTTttcatcacggtcacctaataatccccagtttacaattggctcattcatccccctcctctcccctgtaactattccccaggtcattgctgcaaatgagaatgtgttctcagtcaacttacctggtaaaataaaggataaataaatattacccttccccagagctgtgccttgaaacaatcctgtctcggagctctacggacaattcctttaaaatcatggcttggtttttgcactgttAACTGTGCAACCTTTATATGGACAgatgtatgcctttccaaatcatgtccaatcaattgaatttaccacaggtggactccaatcaagctgtagaaacatctcaaggatgatcaatggaaacaggatgtatctGAGGTCAATtttgagtatcatagcaaagggtctgaatacttatgtaaataaggtatttctgttgttttatttgtaataaatttgcaaagaaTTTCCAAAAGcatggttttgctttgtcattatggggtattggttgtagattgatgagggaaaaaactatttattcaactttagaataaggttgtaacgtagcaaaatgtggaaaaagggaaggggtctgaatacttttctaaCGCACTGTAACGCTTTTTACTTCCAAAAATCAGAATAGggttgttttacctttatttaactaggcaagtcagttaagaacacattcttattttcaatgatagcCTAGTGGGTTAAGTGATGATTCAGAAATGTAGATATGATGGTAATGAGGAAATAAAGTACATCAGCATGTCTGGTTTGTTTATTCTGCAGCACCATATGTTATTGGTAATTTACACATTTCTTTAACATTACAAAATGGACTCATTAAGTGATCCTTATGTGAAACAAAATCACAACCTCTTGAATATGATTATAGTTCCAATTCAACTTTAACCCCCAGAGGGGGTATTACTTCCCTAAATGTAcatgtcaactcagggattcgatcttgcaaccttccggttactagtccaacactctaaacactaggctacctgccattgtCTTCCACACTGCTTTGTTTCTGAATGCGGTTTGTAAGAAGGAACTGCAGTCGAAAGttcatgacctttgatcacatggtTGTTGTAAAGGTCATGCAGTCGACTTGTAGTAGCAAGTCAGGACTATTTTTATACCCATATAATGCCACACATTGTTAATGGCTGTGACGGTTGGTCAACGTGTTGACTAAAGTGATACGCTCGAACGCGCCCATTCCTTACATGGATTGATTGTGCGATATCCAAGAATATGCAAGTGCTGCGCAGTTTATATGTGTATGAGCAAACAAATACATTCAGGTGACGGGTTCTGCCGCTGGGTTGTCACAAGTTGCCACAGCCACGAAGTCAAAATGTGGCTATATCGTAATCATCCATGAAAACAAAAAGTTGCTTAATTTAAGGATAGGGTTAGGCATAGCGTGGTTAGGATGAAGTTTTAAatcattttaagaagataaattgtagaaataggctgggtttatgactttgtggctgtggtaccTAGTGCCGACCCTGCCTCTGCCACACACCCTCCTCTATTTGTTTTTATAAACGAAGCCTGTAAGTTTTCCCGTGAAACGGTACACATCGAACCGTAGTACCATACTCACCCCCCAAAGCCTTTGGCGAGAGAGTAGCGACTGCTCCATCCTTCAAAATGTGAGGCAGTCCTTTGCGACAGAACTTCAGAGCGACGGCTGCCATATCTCAGACTTCACCACACACTAACGAAATATCGCGAGAAGACCAACTTTGCCAGATCTTCTTTGGTGGGGGTTTTGTCGGAGGTTGGCATCCAACtttatggtgcattaccgccacttcAATGTTGACAGATGCATACAATAGAGGTCCCCAAtacattagtgtgtctgtgtacatGAAAAGTGGTCCACAAATGGAatgtacttaaaaatatatatattgtatattgcaCCGTGGGTTAATTTTCCTGTTTTAAGGACATAACTCCCAAACTCTCTGTATGTGGCAAACCTTGAGAAAGGCTATTGCACCTACCCATCTATCCACAATAGTCTACAATTTATAAATCAGGAAAATTCCATTTACATTCAAGGAATTGGGCGGCAGGGtaggactagtaactgaaaggttgcaagttcaaatccccgagctgacaaggtacaaatctgtcgtcctgcccctgaacaggcagtttacctgttcctaggccgtcattgaaaataagaagttgttcttaactgacttgcctagttaaataaagatactaAATAAAAAGGATGCCATTCAAGTCCATGAGAGGAGACCTGTATGTGCTGGTAGGAAAATTATTAATGTAATTCGCAATGAAAATGGTACACGACAGTGATCTTTAGGCAGGGCATTCCATGTAATGGTCTGCTTCGCAGAGAGACCGTTTCAGATTATATTGAGCaggcagacagggacagatatgCCTGAAGTGACACAGTTTGTCACATCACAGTGAACACATAATTTATTTTAACAAGGGAAACAAACGTATGTTGTATTGTAGAGTAAAGGGTAAATCTTCTGAGACATAGTAGTAACATGGCTCAGAGCGTCACAGGCGGAAGGTCATGGAGCAATAGAACGGAAGCGAGATAGATGCCGCGTTCAaatgctagtcggaactaggaaactcggaAATGTCCGACTTGCTATTTAGTTgaactacaaccagttagcaagtcggacatttccaagtttcctagttccgacaaGCTTGTGAACGCGGCATAATAGCCCATCCGCCATTGTGGAATAGAGTAAGGAATATTCCAATCTGGCAGTTTCAGAGTAAGTGATACATTGTAACCGAACGTCAACTAGATCGGAAACATTTAATACCACAGACAGATACAAAGTCGCGATCCTCGGCGCTCGAGAAAAGATTGTAGGGAAAGATCTGACGACTGGAGAAAAACACCGCCTCTACATACAGAGATTGGATAACCCGAGACGATCAGAGAAAAATACCGGAGTGCAGAAGCAGGGGAAACCGTGGACAGTCGCAAACAGAAATCCGTTTCGGCTCCTGGAGGATGTCTGCAACCACAGTCGATCAGGTGCTTATTGTTGACAACCCACTGTCGTGAAATGTTTAGTTGCAGTTTGAAAATTGTCAACCGTTTTGTCAGCTGCTATCATTCAGTGTGGTAGGCATGCCATATAACATAGGCAAAAGTATTTGATATATGATAGCTATTAGCTGCTATGTAGGCCGAACCTTGAAGTAGCCTACCGGCTGCGCAGCGGTGGCAACAAGCTCCAGCTTGAGCCGGTTGCTGTATTCTGTACTATGCGGCACGTTTACTGGATGCCAGTGGGCGTTTGACATCCGGTCAATAATCACAAGGAAGCCGTAGGTCTATAAACTAGTCTAGGCCTGAATGTGTTTAAAATGTTTTTGATATACAGCCACTGGTATAGAATCATTGTTTGTAATTCAGTAGCCTAGGCCTAGCTCACCTTGCATGAATGCTACCATCACTCTTCTCCCTATCAAACATTGACCTAATATGCTAAATCTGATgcatctcttttctctcttttttttgcaCTTGCCTATTCTGATGTCAGAGACCCAAAGGACAAGGAAATAAAGGTATTTCTGTCACCGTTTTATTTTACTATTGCATGGTTGTTGTGGAGTTTGATGGCAGTCAAAATGTTGTCTGACTAAGGAAATGCTTTGTGAAAACTGTGATAACAAAAGAGTGTAATTAAATCACTGCTTTCATCACTCTTCCACCACATTTTGGTGACCTGGTGTCATCAGTCAAAAGTAGGTCAACTAACCAAATATACCTATACACCACTGTGCCTGTCATATTATTGGGTATTGTTCTACCCCAACTACTTAAAGGCAATATAAGGGGGTGTATCAGCTGTTTATTATTAGTTTATAGATCTGTTAAACACAATGGTTTATTTTAGCCGAGAGACCTTTTTGGTTATATCACATCTAAAGAATAACCTAAGAacaatttttttctctccagtGCAAAACGGATCAATGCATCAGAAGGATGGAGTAAACGATGAAGACTTTGAACCTTACCTAAGCAGCCAGACAAATCAGGTGAGTGAGTGTACCCATTGTGTCCAAGCCTGTCAGCCATGCAACTTGACAGTCCACAGCATAGATGTGTTATTTGCACCTTTTGAACCGGCATGAACCCTCAGAATAGTGTCTTATAGTGATATATGAAGGTGTATAGAGTGTTAATCTAAAGTCACTGTATAGTAGTCTACGTGAAGGAGGAGCTATTGACAGATGACTGactcatttttaaatggaaaatTATTAAAAATGACCTTTTGATAGTGGAATtattgttgattttttttttgtactaAAAAGAAAACTGGGTGGTGTTCATCATCTTGTGCCTGGGTGGACAAGCTTACTTTGTCTTATAGGATTCTAGTGAAATGTAGCCAAGAACAAACCCACTATCACCCACGCCAATTTACTTATAAAATAAATTCTTGTTGTTGTAATAATTGTCAGAGTTCACAACGGACAGATTATGATAAAACTGTTGCTGTCTTCCCTTGTTGCTATGGGAAACATTTGATAGAGCTGGTATCTATAATTTCCACTGAAAGCCAATCTTGCTCCTTAAGCAGAACGCTGATTTATTTCTTAGTTACGGTTTTGAAGAGAGATGGGCAAGATTTGTCTTAGCTTCTATCATTAAGGTCATCCATTAACTGACCCCTGTTCTCCCCTTCTGCAGAATAACAGCTACCCACCAATGTCCGACCCCTACATGCCCAGCTACTATGCTCCCTCCATAGGTTTCCCTTACTCCCTGGGAGAGGCGCCCTGGTCCACTGCGGGGGACCCCCCCATGCCCTACCTGACCACCTATGGACAGATGAGCAATGGCGAGCACCACTTTATCCCTGACGGGGTGTTCAGCCAGCCGGGTGCCCTGGGCAATACCCCTCCCTTCCTCAGCCAGCACGGCTTCAACTTCTTCCCTGGAAACGCAGACTATTCCACCTGGGGCACCAGTGTCTCTCAGGGCCAGTCCACACAGAGCAATGCCTATAGTAATAGTTATGGTTACACCCCTAGTTCCCTGGGGAGGGCTATAACTGACGGACAGGCGGGCTTCAGCAGTGATGCCCAGCTCAGTAAGGTCCCGGTGTTGAACAGCATCGAACAGGGCATGACTGGGTTAAAACTGGGAACGGACATGGGCGCCGCCGTCACCAAGACTGTCGGCTCGCCCCTCGGGGGCATGAGTAGCATGGCGGCCAATAGCATGCCACCATTGGTTAGTTCCTCAGCCCCCAAACCCACATCCTGGGCGGCCATCGCCAGGAAGCCGGCCAAGCCCCAGCCCAAGGTCAAGCCCAAAGCCAACATGGGGATGGGGGGCCCTACCATTCCCCCGCCGCCCATCAAGCACAACATGAACATAGGCACCTGGGATGATAAGGGCTCCCTCAACAAGCCCCCCTTAGCTCAGACCATGATGCCCCCTCAGACCATGGTGCAGCAGACCCTGATGGGCCAGCCCCTGCTGCAGAGCCCTCTGCCCCACCAACATCAGCCCCAACATCAGCCCCaacaccagcaccaacaccaGCAGCACCACCAACCCTTTCAGCTGCAGTCGCTCCAGTCCCCCCAACACCCCCAGCAGATTCCCCCAGGCCCCCCACACCCCCAccaacacccccacccccaccagaACTTTTCCTCCCAGCCCGGCCCCCCTCAACCCATGCATCAACACCAACACTCCCAGCTCCCACCCCAGAACCGCTGGGTGGCACCCCGGAACAGGGGCACCTTCAACCAGGGAGGGGCGGAAGGCTTTGGGATGGGTGTTGGTGGGGTCCCCCTCAGTGCCTCTCCCTGCTCCGGGGAGGTGCACCCCGTGTTAGAGAAACTGCGGGCCCTCAACAACTACAACCCCAAAGACTTTGACTGGAACCTGAAGAACGGCCGCGTGTTCATCATCAAGAGCTACTCTGAGGACGACATCCACCGCTCCATCAAGTACTCCATCTGGTGCAGCACCGAGCACGGCAACAAGCGCTTGGACGGGGCCTACCGCTCGCTGGGGGCCAAGGGGCCCCTCTACCTGCTGTTCAGCGTCAACGGCAGTGGTCATTTCTGCGGCGTGGCGGAGATGCGCTCGCCTGTGGATTACAACTCCTACGCAGGCGTTTGGTCTCAGGACAAGTGGAAGGGCAAGTTTGAGGTGAAGTGGGCGTTTGTGAAGGACGTGCCCAACAACCAGTTGAGGCACATCAGGCTGGAGAACAATGACAACAAGCCCGTCACCAACTCCAGGGACACTCAGGAGGTGCCTCTGGAGAAGGCCAAGCAAGTGCTTAAAATTATCGCAACTTTCAAGCATACCACCTCAATCTTTGATGACTTTGCACATTATGAGAACcgccaggagg from Oncorhynchus clarkii lewisi isolate Uvic-CL-2024 chromosome 15, UVic_Ocla_1.0, whole genome shotgun sequence includes the following:
- the LOC139366981 gene encoding YTH domain-containing family protein 3-like, giving the protein MSATTVDQRPKGQGNKVQNGSMHQKDGVNDEDFEPYLSSQTNQNNSYPPMSDPYMPSYYAPSIGFPYSLGEAPWSTAGDPPMPYLTTYGQMSNGEHHFIPDGVFSQPGALGNTPPFLSQHGFNFFPGNADYSTWGTSVSQGQSTQSNAYSNSYGYTPSSLGRAITDGQAGFSSDAQLSKVPVLNSIEQGMTGLKLGTDMGAAVTKTVGSPLGGMSSMAANSMPPLVSSSAPKPTSWAAIARKPAKPQPKVKPKANMGMGGPTIPPPPIKHNMNIGTWDDKGSLNKPPLAQTMMPPQTMVQQTLMGQPLLQSPLPHQHQPQHQPQHQHQHQQHHQPFQLQSLQSPQHPQQIPPGPPHPHQHPHPHQNFSSQPGPPQPMHQHQHSQLPPQNRWVAPRNRGTFNQGGAEGFGMGVGGVPLSASPCSGEVHPVLEKLRALNNYNPKDFDWNLKNGRVFIIKSYSEDDIHRSIKYSIWCSTEHGNKRLDGAYRSLGAKGPLYLLFSVNGSGHFCGVAEMRSPVDYNSYAGVWSQDKWKGKFEVKWAFVKDVPNNQLRHIRLENNDNKPVTNSRDTQEVPLEKAKQVLKIIATFKHTTSIFDDFAHYENRQEEEEALRRERNRNQQ